In one Lycium barbarum isolate Lr01 chromosome 7, ASM1917538v2, whole genome shotgun sequence genomic region, the following are encoded:
- the LOC132601230 gene encoding F-box protein CPR1-like: MADLPNEITKIILSNLPVKSLLRFKCVSNLWRSWISCPKFQLSNQRQRHGVIATMSSRRGKSYIRTFSIRFINQQLALEEFNYPPMKRDHTHRCDLLGSCHGLIMINADRHIYLWNPATRLSTKVLELDPRLGDYNKRGGLCFDSSKNVYKAVLTLAHVSDHHDADPDYGYWLFIVASLKDKHWRKLEFPYDIDVNLVSDGITLQGRLHYRVRFKKSYCENYNEEDDFNDGNNKRHKRDSRNQVICFDPISEKFIMFPVPEPKSNQEENAIVDLGVLNECLCMTCLDDDKGGVEILVMKEYGVKESWTSLFFIRNLEINPPYGFAVPFSVTEIGEVALIIKINRRVTKVVVYNPKNDNMRDIIIEGETEYIDLPIFTYVESLISPKEYYWSKKHKWLFDRRI, from the coding sequence ATGGCTGATTTACCCAACGAAATCACTAAAATCATTCTCTCAAATTTACCAGTGAAATCCCTCTTGCGATTCAAGTGTGTTTCTAATTTGTGGCGTTCTTGGATTTCATGTCCAAAATTCCAGCTCTCGAATCAACGACAACGACATGGAGTGATCGCCACGATGTCTTCAAGGAGGGGTAAGAGCTATATTCGTACGTTCTCCATCCGCTTCATAAATCAACAACTCGCTTTGGAAGAGTTCAATTATCCCCCCATGAAAAGGGATCATACCCATCGTTGTGACTTGTTGGGTTCTTGTCATGGTCTCATAATGATAAACGCGGACAGGCATATTTACTTGTGGAATCCTGCCACCCGACTTAGCACCAAAGTGCTTGAGCTTGACCCCCGGTTAGGTGACTATAATAAACGTGGGGGACTTTGTTTCGACTCCTCCAAGAATGTTTACAAGGCTGTGCTGACTCTTGCACACGTGAGTGACCATCACGACGCAGACCCAGATTATGGTTATTGGCTTTTTATAGTTGCTAGTCTTAAAGACAAACACTGGAGGAAACTCGAATTCCCTTATGACATCGATGTCAACTTAGTGAGTGACGGGATTACATTACAGGGACGACTTCACTATAGGGTAAGGTTCAAAAAATCCTATTGTGAAAATTATAATGAGGAAGATGATTTCAATGATGGAAATAATAAACGTCACAAGCGTGATTCTCGTAACCAGGTAATTTGTTTTGATCCCATCTCTGAAAAGTTCATTATGTTTCCGGTCCCTGAGCCTAAATCTAATCAAGAAGAGAATGCTATAGTTGATTTAGGAGTTTTAAATGAATGTCTTTGTATGACTTGCTTGGATGATGATAAGGGCGGTGTTGAGATATTGGTCATGAAGGAATATGGAGTAAAGGAATCATGGACATCCTTATTTTTCATAAGGAATTTAGAAATAAATCCACCTTATGGGTTTGCAGTGCCCTTTTCTGTCACAGAGATCGGAGAAGTAGCATTGATAATTAAAATTAATAGAAGAGTGACAAAAGTTGTCGTATACAATCCTAAAAATGATAATATGAGAGACATTATCATCGAGGGAGAAACGGAATATATAGATTTACCCATCTTTACCTATGTGGAAAGTTTGATCTCGCCAAAAGAATACTACTGGAGTAAAAAGCATAAATGGCTTTTTGATAGACGGATTTGA